A window of Mesomycoplasma lagogenitalium contains these coding sequences:
- a CDS encoding restriction endonuclease subunit S, with product MKKFMQLLKNEKIEWKTLGEVCEIKSGETISKQVILKNPGIYPVINSGMAPLGYISFWNVENDPIGITSRGSGVGSITYQTGRYFRGNLNYSVSINNQKYLNTRFLYHLLLNYQGVIRKICTFNAIPALNTSELKKIKIPIPSLKTQEKIVQILDNLSNLKNELNNELNSRIKQYEYYRDKLLSEEYLNKITYNLVLDTHTHTHTQNHNEFSINSNKILPEKAEISLDQYSNSINKKFIWELTIWDKKFSGVKSYKQKNVYKYKYFLANEINKLKDEDGKIKILTTNKSNIFANENKVKNFIVDREIVYIPGGGNPIVQYYNGKFITSDNRIATSIDKNILSNKFLYYYFENNIEKVKEFYRGSGIKHPDMSKILDMEIWLPPLELQNKIVAILDKFQDAIENSKGLLPQEIELRKMQYEYYRDKLLSFNIDITSERERERESKIQ from the coding sequence ATGAAAAAGTTTATGCAGTTGTTAAAAAATGAAAAAATAGAGTGAAAAACATTAGGCGAAGTTTGTGAAATAAAATCTGGAGAAACAATAAGTAAACAAGTAATTTTAAAAAATCCCGGTATATATCCAGTAATTAACAGCGGAATGGCACCGCTGGGATATATTAGTTTTTGAAATGTAGAAAACGATCCTATCGGCATTACATCTAGAGGTTCTGGAGTTGGAAGCATTACTTATCAAACGGGTAGATATTTTAGAGGTAATTTAAATTATTCGGTGTCAATTAATAACCAAAAATATCTTAATACACGATTTTTATATCATTTACTTTTAAATTATCAGGGTGTTATCCGCAAAATATGTACATTTAATGCTATACCCGCATTAAATACTTCGGAATTAAAAAAAATAAAAATTCCAATACCTTCTTTAAAAACTCAGGAAAAAATAGTGCAAATTCTTGATAATCTTTCTAATTTAAAAAACGAATTAAATAATGAACTTAATTCTAGAATTAAACAATATGAATATTATCGTGATAAATTATTGAGTGAAGAGTATTTAAACAAAATTACATATAATTTAGTCCTCGACACACACACACACACACACACGCAAAATCATAATGAATTTAGTATAAATTCAAATAAGATTTTGCCTGAAAAAGCAGAAATTTCATTAGACCAATATTCTAATTCTATTAATAAAAAATTTATTTGAGAACTAACAATTTGAGATAAAAAATTTTCTGGAGTTAAATCATATAAACAAAAAAATGTTTATAAATATAAATACTTTTTAGCTAATGAAATTAATAAATTAAAAGATGAAGATGGCAAAATAAAAATTTTAACAACTAATAAAAGCAACATTTTTGCAAATGAAAATAAAGTAAAAAACTTTATTGTTGATAGAGAAATTGTTTACATCCCCGGAGGCGGAAATCCCATTGTTCAATATTATAATGGCAAGTTTATTACAAGCGATAATCGAATTGCAACATCAATAGATAAAAATATATTAAGCAATAAATTTTTGTATTATTATTTTGAAAATAATATTGAAAAAGTAAAAGAATTTTACAGGGGTTCGGGAATTAAGCATCCAGATATGAGTAAAATTTTAGATATGGAAATTTGATTGCCGCCACTAGAATTACAAAATAAAATTGTTGCTATTTTAGATAAATTTCAAGATGCAATTGAAAATTCAAAGGGATTATTACCACAAGAAATCGAGCTAAGAAAAATGCAGTATGAATATTATCGTGATAAACTACTTTCATTTAATATTGACATAACTTCAGAGAGAGAGAGAGAGAGAGAGAGCAAAATTCAATAG
- a CDS encoding restriction endonuclease subunit S — MLEQAIEYIKNKIYKKIIYLKLCDKTITNSINTGLNPRNNFNLNDESNEKLVAWYITTKDYSENQEIIFDINKTAKITEAARKLINKRSKLEKNDILFSGIGTVGKVALVDFEPYNFDISESTYAIKINQNNIIPKFLMHYLRSSIVQNQIFKDLKGSTLKGIRKVQLENLLIPIIPLEIQNKIVNILDKFQKAIEHSKGLLPQEIKLREKQYEYYCNKLLLFDDNRF; from the coding sequence TTGCTTGAACAGGCAATTGAATATATAAAAAATAAAATTTATAAAAAAATTATTTATTTAAAACTATGTGATAAAACAATCACCAATTCCATTAATACCGGTTTAAATCCAAGAAATAATTTTAATTTAAATGATGAATCAAATGAAAAATTAGTAGCTTGATACATAACAACAAAAGATTATTCGGAAAACCAAGAAATAATATTTGATATTAATAAAACTGCTAAAATAACAGAAGCTGCTAGAAAATTAATTAATAAAAGAAGTAAATTAGAGAAAAATGATATTCTATTTTCTGGTATAGGAACAGTAGGAAAAGTTGCACTTGTTGATTTTGAACCTTATAATTTTGATATTAGCGAATCTACTTATGCAATTAAAATAAATCAAAATAATATAATACCAAAGTTTTTGATGCATTATTTAAGATCTTCAATAGTTCAAAATCAAATTTTTAAAGATTTAAAAGGTAGTACCTTAAAGGGTATTAGAAAAGTTCAACTAGAAAACTTATTAATTCCAATTATACCTCTAGAAATTCAAAATAAAATTGTTAATATTTTAGATAAATTTCAAAAGGCAATTGAACATTCAAAGGGGTTATTACCACAAGAAATTAAATTGAGAGAAAAGCAGTATGAATATTATTGTAATAAATTGCTTTTATTTGATGATAATCGATTTTAA